A stretch of the Bradyrhizobium arachidis genome encodes the following:
- a CDS encoding bifunctional riboflavin kinase/FAD synthetase has translation MAPHFTVIRDQTPASEIPKGAVVAMGNFDGVHLGHRAVIAAALEMGRAHGRPAFALTFEPHPRRFFSPTTPQFRLTDERAKLRLLAGTGLSGAVVMTFDKGRAGTSAQDFIHHDLIGRLGVSGIAVGYDFHFGKGRVGSPSLLVSEAPRLGIEVDVQAHVDIDERPVSSSAIRMALAEGQLDEATAMLSAPWFVTGEVIHGEKRGRDLGYPTANIRLDANCGLKHGIYAVRVGRGQGKDQVRLDGVASFGRRPTFDNGAPLLEIFLFDFKGDLYGQELDCAFIGFIREELKFDGIDALIGQMDQDSAQARRLLAAAPDAFPKLGTID, from the coding sequence ATGGCTCCGCATTTTACGGTTATCCGCGACCAGACGCCGGCCTCCGAAATCCCGAAAGGCGCGGTCGTGGCCATGGGCAATTTCGACGGCGTTCATCTCGGCCATCGCGCGGTGATCGCGGCCGCCCTGGAGATGGGCCGGGCCCATGGCCGCCCGGCTTTTGCGCTGACTTTCGAGCCGCATCCGCGCCGGTTTTTCAGCCCGACCACCCCGCAATTCCGCCTCACCGACGAACGCGCCAAGCTGCGGCTGCTGGCCGGCACTGGGCTTTCCGGCGCCGTGGTCATGACCTTCGACAAGGGCCGCGCAGGGACCTCGGCACAAGATTTCATTCACCATGACCTGATCGGCCGGCTCGGCGTCAGCGGGATCGCGGTCGGCTACGACTTCCATTTCGGCAAGGGCCGGGTTGGCTCCCCGAGCCTTCTTGTGAGTGAGGCGCCGCGGCTCGGCATCGAGGTCGACGTGCAGGCGCATGTCGATATCGACGAGCGGCCGGTCTCCTCCAGCGCGATCCGGATGGCGCTGGCCGAGGGGCAGCTCGACGAAGCCACCGCCATGCTCAGCGCGCCCTGGTTCGTGACCGGCGAGGTCATCCATGGCGAGAAGCGCGGCCGCGATCTCGGCTATCCCACCGCGAATATCCGCTTAGATGCCAATTGCGGGCTCAAGCACGGCATCTATGCCGTGCGGGTCGGCCGCGGCCAGGGAAAGGACCAGGTGCGCCTCGACGGCGTGGCGAGTTTTGGCCGCCGTCCGACCTTCGACAACGGCGCGCCGCTGCTCGAAATCTTCCTGTTCGACTTCAAGGGGGACCTCTACGGCCAGGAGCTGGACTGCGCCTTCATCGGCTTCATCCGCGAGGAGCTGAAATTCGATGGTATCGACGCGCTGATCGGCCAAATGGACCAGGATTCGGCCCAGGCACGGCGCCTTTTGGCCGCCGCCCCGGATGCCTTCCCGAAGCTCGGGACCATCGATTGA